The Henningerozyma blattae CBS 6284 chromosome 6, complete genome genomic interval GGTCCATGAAGGTAAAAGATTAGAaatctttttaaaaatatttacattacatcaaaaaagtattttccATTATATTGTAACATGCTTACAAACTAATCACAAGAATCGATCGAACATTATTCAAACcattaaatcattatttcaattatttgataaaatcTCCTTTaacttgaatttgaaattaatgcTATACGAAATATTATCTTCGTTAAAATCGTACATAATATATTCATCTACAATCATTTCTGATTCTGAATATCATCCCGTGactagtagtagtagtgtAACAAGTGCTAGTAGTCAGAATAATACTATGACCGGAAATGGTAACAACAATTTTCATTCTACCCTAAATATTCCAAGAGATTTGCTAAATTTACCGCCGTTCCAGGTATCATCATTTATTGATGACAAGGAAAAGACAAACGTTAGTGATGACATAACATTAGGTATAACTCTTTTACCCTGTGGTAccaataatgataatttcaCAGAAGACAATATGAAgaagtattatttatataacgTAAAGGACGAAGTGTATGAAAGCCAGTTGCATAATGAATCATATTACAACATTTCTAATTACCAATCTGATCATGGATCATCATTCAATAACTCctgtttaaatttatcattattcaaTACAGCTTATGAAAGAAGAAATCCAAAATAAGAGAAAAGGCAAAAAACCACAATAAAACGAGCGATAAATGAATtgtgaataatattttgttgtaTAGATACTACTTAGACACTTTTTAGCATGTTAGTTTTTAATCTTcaagttttattttttaattgtcATTTTAACATATTTAGATATTGATGTCTATCCATATCCTATGCTGTTGtagttatattttaaaacaaatacCAAGATAGAACTTCAACACgtaaattaaatatcaGGACAATAAGTTGCATTAAAGATTAAATTGTTGAGCGTGATCaaaatgaaagaaaaaattgaaggtCCATTAATATCGAAATATAACAGAATAATTCCCCACTCTGTTCGCCATCTACTTTTACATAGATGACTAACGCAACATTGATATACAGGATACGTTTACTATAACTACCTAGTGAAAATCATCGTCATAGCCACAGTGATAAAATCCTGattaacttttttaatcttttttttaagacTCAAAAAGTGGCATatgaaatttaaattttaaaataattttcttaaaaacTATTGAGTATTTAtagttttcaatttttatcGTGAAAttcagaaaaaaatattcaaacccgaagaaaatattcaatagaAAACATCCGTTTTCggaaataattcaaattattatataacgATATACCctaatgaaataattattaaaaaaataaaaattaatcataatattattataattatacaATAACCATTTGTTATTTATCTAAATCTCTGTGTATGTGTATATAAATATGCATTTTACAACCTATTGCCAACAGTTAATAATATGTTTCATTTAtacattttgaaaaatatcattaagtTCTTAAGCCAAATGAGGCGGTAACAATAGATTTGGGATACTATTcttaatgaaatatatatgacCACAATTTTTACATTTCATCTCACCATCCACTATAGAAGTTTGTAACAACAAAGTATGTAAATCTCTTAGAACAATTAGATCATCGTCAGACAATTCTGGAGAAAAAGATGGCTTTGTTGGCGGTAGCGATTTGTTTCCTAGATCTCTGGCCACAATGATAATAGCAGCCCAATCTATTCTATCTAGGATATTCAACAAAAATTCAGGATTGAATTCAATACTTTCGTCCTGTATTAACTGACATTTTTCACCGTTGTATTGCAATGGGAAATTGTCATTAGATGTATCACAGGTCTTGACAGGACATTTTAAAAAGTTGGTAGTTAAAAACTTCATTGTAGTATTAGAGGCCTGTAGTATACTTTGCGGCGTTCTCTTTTAACGGTATATGACTATATGACAAAGTATGACTATTGGACTTAATGCTCTTCTTACACTACTACAGCTCGCCTCATCTCATCTCATCAccttgaataatttttcaatgaataatttttcaaacatCACACATCAcgaaagaaaaatttgagaagattgaaaaaattgaaaaaaattaaaaaaaattaaaaaaagaaattccTCCAAAAAAAGGCCATTCTTGGTGGCTGGCCCGATCCGTAAAACATTCCAAATTAGGAAGTTTCAACGAATCTAGAGAACATTCCCGCGTTATCACGTGCCGAATTTTATCGGCCATTACCCGGTTTTCggcttttttttcttattttctattttttccaaatttcaattcttgtttttcgaaaaacaaaataagaaattgtTTTAGGAAAAATGGAATTGGAAGTGGAAAATGGGAATTACAGGTTGGAAATTAGAAATTAGAAGTTGGAAACAGTAACCAAGTCTGTCTATTGTTTGGCAATCCAATCCACAGACAACAATCCTCTAAACAAAGCAACAAGACACGTATAGCGTCATAGAGCTGTATTGTAGTGAGCATTTTTGAAGTCACTGTTAAGATCGATAGCCACGACAGGATCGACGCGTATTAACACGAAGTCACAGATTTATCATCTACTGTTTTAGCATTTGTTTACTCGTCTCTTTTGTTTATCcgtttattattatttgtttattcCTAATAGTCAATCACAAGCCTAGTAGAGATCAGATAAACCAGCTTTGGATAGATTTGGACTGATTGCATCACAAGTGAAGATATTCTATACGAACTGTATTGCTATCAGCTGAATTTGCCGTCgacttttattttagttTACTTTCCCTAGGACCCTGTGAATACTTCAATTAGAGAAataaacaacaacaacaacgaCACTAAACTGCCACTACTGCTGTgacaaaaagaaaaagaaaagaataacCTTTTATTGTACTAAGTGgaacaagaagaaaaaaaatctatataTTTGAG includes:
- the TRM112 gene encoding RNA methylation protein TRM112 (similar to Saccharomyces cerevisiae TRM112 (YNR046W); ancestral locus Anc_6.370), with the protein product MKFLTTNFLKCPVKTCDTSNDNFPLQYNGEKCQLIQDESIEFNPEFLLNILDRIDWAAIIIVARDLGNKSLPPTKPSFSPELSDDDLIVLRDLHTLLLQTSIVDGEMKCKNCGHIYFIKNSIPNLLLPPHLA